The Pedobacter ginsengisoli region AAACAGGTTTACCAATGGCTTTGGGAAAAATCAGCACGTACATTTTCCGAAATGAGCAACCTTTCTAAAGACCTTAGAAACAAGCTCGATGAAAATTATGCCATCAATGTAGTAGAAGTCAACAACTCTCAATTCAGTAACGATCATACCATTAAAAACACATTCAGACTTTACGATGGAAACATTGTAGAAGGGGTTTTAATTCCTATGGATGAACGTATGACAGCCTGTGTAAGCTCTCAGGTTGGCTGCAGCTTAACCTGTAAATTCTGCGCAACCGGTTACATGGACCGCAAACGCAACCTTAATGCCGATGAAATTTATGATCAGGTGGTACTCATAGATCAGCAGGCCAAGCAAAATTACAATGCCCCGTTAACCAATATCGTATATATGGGCATGGGCGAACCGCTCCTGAACTACGCTAACGTATTAAAGTCAATCGAGCGGATCACAGCTCCCGATGGCTTAAATATGTCATACAAACGGATTACCGTTTCTACAGCAGGTATTTCCAAAATGATAAAAAAGCTGGGCGATGATGGTGTTAAATTTAATCTTGCCTTATCGTTACATGCAGCTAATGATAAAAAGCGCAATGAAATTATGCCTATCAATGAGCACAACACATTAAAGGCGCTTGAAGAAGCATTAAAATACTACTACTCTAAAACCAAAAACCCCGTTACCTACGAATATATCGTATTCAATCACTTCAACGATGAAATTCAGGATGCCATGGAACTCGCAAAGTTTTGTAAACATGTTCCATGCAAAGTAAACCTGATTGAATATAACCCAATTCAGTTTGCCGATTTCGTCAATGCCGAAGGTGATAAGATCGATGCATTCTCCAACTACCTGAAAAGCCAGGGTATCAATACTAACATCAGACGCAGTCGCGGTAAAGATATAGACGCGGCCTGCGGGCAGCTTGCCGTAAAACAACAAAGCTAATCCCCCTGTTTGATCCCTAAAACACAAAAAGCAATTAAATTAGCGGGGAACTCCCTAAGCTTGCATTTTCAGGATTTCGCTGGCCGGGTGTGACTACAACTGCCGTTACCATAGAAATCTGCTGGACTGCATAAATTCGGCATAAAAAAATTAAGTATTGCAGCCCCTGCCTTTGCAGAATAAATTTATCTTAAGTTTGTGATATGCGTTTGTCTTATTTAGCTGTTCTTCTGCTCTTTCTGGCATTTACGGCCTGCCGTAAATCCGAGGGAATTACTACAGATGCCAAAGCAAAACTCTCTTTTTCTACAGACACGGTCCTGTTCGATACCGTATTTACCTCATCAGGAACTACCAATAAACAGCTCAAAGTTTACAACACCAACCAAAAGGCGGTTAACATCAGCCAGATCCAGCTCAGTGGGGGCTCAGGCTCGTACTTTAGCCTCATCATAAACGGACAACCTGTTAGTCAGAAATCAAACCTTCAAATTGACGGCAATGATTCCATCAGCATCTATGTAAAGGCTACCATTGACGCAAATAGCCAGACGAAACCCTTTATTGCGCAAGACTCTATTGTATTTAACACAAATGGCAACAAACAAACTGTTGCACTGGTTGCCTACGGACAAAATGCAGTTTTTATAAATAATCAGACAATTACAGCCAATACCACATGGAATAGCTTACTCCCCTATATTGTCTACAAATCTGTAACTGTTGCATCAAATGCAACCCTAACAATACTACCTGGTACCAAAGTACTTTTTCACAGCAATTCAGGGATGCATATTAAAGGAACATTACTGGCAAATGGCACCCCGGCAAGCCCTGTTTTATTTTCGGGCGACCGGACGGAGCGTATTTATGCAGATGAACCAGGACAATGGAATGGGTTACACTTTTACAGTAGCAGTTCAAATTCAAAACTTCACTATGCTGTTGTTAAAAATGCAATAATTGGACTCACTGTCGATTCTCTTTCCAAAACCCAAACTCCCAGACTATCGCTTACCAATAGCATTGTTAAGAACATGACCATCGCTGGTTTTGTAGGCTACAACGCACATCTCAATGCATTTAACAACCTGTTTTACAATGCCGGGCAATACCTTTTGTATGGTGTTTCAGGCGGAAAGTACAATCTTAAACAAAATACATTTGCGGGCTATAATGCCAAATTCTCCCGCAGAACTCCCGCACTATATTTTTCTGACCTAAGTAACGCGCTACCCGCCAGAAACTTACAACTCCTGCTCATGAACAATATCATTTGGGGCAGTTTAACTGAAGAGCTGCTGATTGATAAAAAGACCACTGCGGGCATTGATGCCGAAGTAAGCAACAATGTGATTAAAACGATACTAAAAACCTATGAGGGCAATTCTAATCTCCTAAATACCGACCCCAACTTTATCGAGCCACTCAAAGATAATTTTATGCTCAAAAACAATAGTTCAATTATAAATAAAGGCCGTGATTTAAGTACTGATCCTGCTTTTGGTATTTTCCTAAACAAAGACCTTAATAACCAGCCCAGAATATTTCCGTCAGAACCTGGCTGTTACGAAAATAATTAAAAACCACCTCTCCACAACAATTTCAAAATAACGTCGTTTATGTTGATGAGAGCGTTAATTTAGATGGTAAGGGTCGATATTCTTGATAGAGAATATCGGCCCTTTACTTTTTATTTTCAAATAAGCTTTTTATTTTTTGGCAATTGAGAAATAATTCGTTCCTTTGTTACGAGAGCGTTAATTTAAGGGTCGATAATTCCATGCTAATGGGCTATCGGCCCTTTATCTTTTAACAGAAATCCAATAAAAATTTACTTATTTCGAGAGGTTTATAGAAATAATATGCTTTATTTCTTCAGGCTTAAATGGTTTCAATATATGTCCATTCATCCCACAGGCTTTGAATTTGCCCGTCTCATTCTGCAGTGTAGAAGCTGTAAGTGCAATTATCGGTACAGTTTTAAAATACTCATCCTCTAACTCTCTTATAATACTTGTGGTTTCAAATCCATCAATCCCCGGCATCTGAATATCCATAAAAATAAGGTCAAAGGTTTTCTTCATCACCTTCTCAATGGCTTCTTTACCATTTCCGGCAAATTCAAGTTCAAAGCCCCATTTACTAAGTATCCGGTTTGCAATCAGAATGTTGATTTCATTATCATCAACAACCAGTATCCTTTTGCCAACAAATACTGATGGCATTTCAGCTGACTTTAAAGCCCGGGTATTTTGAGTGGCTTTGCTGAATTTAATATCGAAGGAGAATTCGGTTCCACTCCCCTCCTTGCTTTTCACTTTAATGTCCGACTGGTACAGCTTCAACAGTTTCTTGGTAATCGCTAAACCAAGTCCGGTACCCCCGTATTTTCTTGATATATCCGTTTTAGCCTGGGTAAAGGTTTCAAAAATGTACGATTGCTTATCCTCAGGTATTCCAATGCCGTTATCCCTTACTAAAAAACTAATCAATACAGCGTCATTATTTTCGCTCACCAGCTCAATATTGAGGTCTATTTTCCCTTGATCAGTGAATTTAATTGCATTTCCTAGCAAATTCATCAATATCTGGTACAACCTGGTTTTATCTCCCAGAATATTCACCGGAATTTTATCATCCCATTGCAACACCAGCTGATTTCCCTTTTGGCCCGCATTAATCTGCAATGAATTCACAATATCACCGGCAAGATTTTTTATATCCAACGGTATGGATTCCAGCTCCAGATTGCCGGTTTCTATTTTTGTAAAATCCAGAATATCGTTAATAATATGTAGCAGATTCTCTGCCGAAAACTTAAGCACATTCAAATCTTCTACCTGCGATACTTTAGGATCATTGTCAATCAGCAAATGCGTCATCCCAATTATTGCATTTAATGGAGTTCTGATCTCATGACTCATTACCGAAAGGAACATTTCCTTAGCATCACTCAGCTGCAATGCCTGCTCTTTGGATTCAAGAAGGTCATGCTCTATTTGTTTACGCTGGGTGATATCAGATATCAGGTCAATTTGCCTTTCAAGCTCACCTTTATCATTCATAACAGGAGTGTTAGAAACCGATAGCCAAATCGCCTGTCCATCTTTGGTCTTCGCCTGTACCTCAATTAAGTATGATTCATTTTGCCTCGATTTGGCCCTGGAACTTAAAATCAGCTCCTTATCAGACTCGTCCTTCGACAGAATATCACCAAGCTCAGTACCTTTCAGTTCCTCCAGTGTGTAACCCGTTATTTTTTTTAGCGATTGATTTATCCAGGTAGTTTTACCATCTGCATCAGAAATGTTAACGCCGGTATCTGTTTTACTTGCCACCAACGAAAGAACCTGTAACTCCTCCTCTGCTTTTTTCTTTTCCGTAATGTCAATAATGATTTCAACCTCAATATCAATCTTACCTTTATCATCCAGCACTACGGTATTATAAATAGACAACCAGATTGGCTGTCCATCTTTTCTATAGGAAAGCAGGTCAACAGTAAAAGACCGGTTTTGCTTTATCATGGCCCGTGCTTTTTCCAGCAGTTCCATATCCGTCTTCGGTCCTGCTATCAAATCACCCAAACGCTTTCCTTTTAAATCATTTATGGTATACCCGGTAATCTTTTCAAATGCATCATTTACCCAGGTTACGTGGTTACGGGCATCACTTATAACTACTGCATTATTAATCTTACTTGCTACAAAAGAAAGCTTCACCAGCTCACTTTCTACCCGCTTATTTTCAGTAATGTCTCTTCCGTAGGTATACCAGCGTCCGTCTCTGGCAACCATATTCCAGCTAAGCCAACGTACGGCCCCTTGCTTACTGATTACCCTGAATTCTACATTGAACTCCTTAATCTTTTTCTTCAAGCCCTCCTCAATAACCCCCACCAATCTGCTCACATCTTCCTGATCGCAAAAACCCCAGATGCTTAACCCAATAGATTCCTGAACAGTATACCCCAGAATATTGGTTACTGCATCATTTATAAATAAGATTTTTCCTGAATAATCTAAAATACAATGAATCTCAGGCGAAACCGTAGAAAGATTTAGCAGCTCCTCAAAACGTTTATTTTTAGCCTCAAGTTCTGTAGTTTTCCTTTTTAAGGTAATATGAGTAATGGTCTCATTGGCAAGAGTTACCAAACCATCTCGTTGGTCATTCGTTAACGTTCGGGTTATAACATCAAATATACCAATAACGCCAATATTAAATCCATTTTCATCCAGCAAGGGTGCACCTGCATAAAAACGAACACCGGGTTTACCGGTAACCATAGGGTGGGCTTTAAATCTGCCATCACTTAAAACATCCTGTATTTCAAGTATCCCCTTACTTTTAATGGTTTCATCACTAAAAGATATTTCCCTCGGAACATCGCTGGCATCTATTCCAATCAAGGATTTAAAAAAGAGCCGGGTCTCATCAACCAGGATAATAAATGCCATAGGCACATTACATATTAAAGTTGCAAGTTTGGTAATATTATCGAACTTATCCTCTGATGGTGTATCTAAAATATTATACTGATGCAATGCTTTAACACGCTCCTTTTCATTGGCAAACGAATCCCGGCTCTTCGATAACATTGAATTTATAACTCCCTTTTTATTTATATAGGGGGAACTTGCTCACTAACTCAATTACCTTTTGTTTTACCGTCTTAAGGTTGTCTTCATCCTCAGCATTGGTAATTACCTGGTCAATTAAATCAACAATCACTTCCATTTCTTTTTCTTTAAATCCTCTTGTGGTTATTGCTGCAGTTCCAACACGGATACCCGAGGTAACAAATGGAGACTTATCATCAAAAGGAACCATATTTTTATTTACGGTAATATCAGCTTTTTCAAGTGCATTTTCAGCAAGTTTACCGGTAATATTCTTATTCCTTAAGTCAATCAGCATCAAGTGGTTATCCGTTCCACCCGAAATAATTCCGTAACCTTTGGCCACAAATGCCTTAGCCATAGCCTGAGCATTTGCCTGTACCTGCTTAACATAAGCTAAATACTCATCACTTAAAGCCTCTCCAAAAGCAATTGCTTTTGCAGCAATAATGTGCTCCAACGGACCACCTTGTGTACCAGGGAAAACAGCCATATCCAATACAGACGACATCATTCTGATTTCACCTTTAGGGGTTTTTAATCCAAATGGGTTTTCAAAATCCTTACCCATCATAATCATACCGCCACGTGGGCCACGTAATGTTTTGTGTGTTGTTGTAGTAACAATATGGCAATGAGGAAGCGGATTGGTTAATAATCCACGGGCAATAAGCCCTGCCGGGTGAGAAATATCGGCCATTAACAATGCGCCAATTTTATCAGCCACACTACGTACAAAAGCATAATCCCACTCTCTTGAATAAGCAGAAGCACCAACAATAATTAATTTCGGACGCTCAGCTAAAGCTACTTCTTCAAGTTTAGCATAATCAATTAAACCATCTTCTTTTTTAACCCCGTAAAATAACGGATGATACAATTTTCCTGAAAAATTAACCGGAGAACCATGAGTTAAGTGACCACCATGAGAAAGATCAAAACCTAAAATTTTATCTCCCGGCTGTATTACCGCAAGCATTACTGCTGCATTAGCCTGTGCACCAGAATGTGGTTGTACGTTCACCCATTCAGCACCAAAAAGTTTCTTTGCACGTTCAATAGCAATAGTTTCCACCTCATCAACTACCTGGCATCCGCCATAGTATCTCTTGCCCGGCAGGCCTTCAGCGTATTTATTTGTTAAACAAGAACCTGCAGCTTCCATTACCTGCTTGCTTACAAAATTTTCTGAAGCTATCAGTTCAAGTCCATTTTCCTGACGGTCCAATTCCCTGTCAATCAAATCAAAAATTAAAGTATCTCTAGTCATTTATCGAAGTATATTTTTGTAAAATTAGCAATTTTCCTTCTTACTTTGATAACAAAATACCTTACTTTGTATTTCTATTGATAAAACCCCTGCATGGAAGATATTAACGGTCCATTATTACCCAACATAAATTATCCTACTGATTTAAAGCAGTATAAGGAACAAGACCTTGAACAAATATGCAAGGAACTTCGTCAGTATATTATAGATGTAGTAAGTGTAAATGGCGGTCATTTCGGTGCCAGCCTTGGTGTTGTTGAACTTACAGTTGCCTTACATTATGCATTAAATACACCTTACGATAAATTAGTATGGGATGTTGGCCATCAGGCATATGGACATAAAATCCTTACCGGTCGCAGGTCAGTTTTTCACACCAACAGAATATTAAACGGCATTAGCGGCTTCCCAAAAATCAGCGAAAGTGAGTACGATACTTTTGGTGTTGGCCACTCCTCCACATCCATTTCGGCAGCCTTAGGTATGGCTGTAGCCTCGCACTATAAAGGCGAAACCGATCGTCAGCATGTAGCTGTGATTGGCGACGGTGCCATGACAGCAGGATTGGCTTTCGAAGGGTTAAACCATGCCGGTATTGAAAATTCAAACCTATTGGTGATCCTGAACGACAATTGCATGTCTATTGATCCTAATGTTGGTGCATTAAAAGAGTATTTAACAAACATTACTACCTCAAAATCTTACAACCGCTTCCGCGATGACATTTCAAGTGTACTCATCAAGCTTTCTGAGCTGGGTCCTAACGCGCATAAGTTTGTTAAGAAAATCGAGAAAAGCATAAAAGGCACATTACTCAAACAAAGTAATTTGTTTGAAGCACTGAACTTCAGATATTTTGGCCCGGTAGATGGTCACGATGTAGTTCGTTTAACTCAGGTAATCAAAGACCTTAAAGAAATCCCCGGCCCTAAGCTTTTACATTGTGTTACAGTAAAAGGAAAAGGCTTTGCACTTGCAGAGAAAGATCAGACCAAATGGCATGCACCGGGTCTTTTTGATAAAATTACAGGAGAGATTAAAAAATCTGTTCCCGATAAACCGCAGCCTCCAAAATACCAGGATGTTTTTGGTCATACTTTGGTAGAGCTTGCCGAAGCCAATAAAAAAATTGTAGGTGTAACACCGGCCATGCCATCAGGATCTTCAATGAACATCATGATGAAAGCAATGCCTGCCCGTGCATTTGACGTCGGCATTGCCGAACAGCATGCGGTTACCTTTTCGGCAGGATTGGCCACTCAGGGACTTATCCCATTTTGTAACATCTACTCCAGCTTTATGCAGCGCGCATACGATCAGGTAATTCATGATGTAGCCATACAAAACTTAAACGTAGTATTTTGTCTGGATCGCGCAGGTTTGGCAGGAGCCGATGGAGCCACTCACCATGGCGCATACGATCTTGCATACATGCGTTCAATTCCACAAATGACAGTTACTGCACCAATGAACGAAGAAGAACTGCGTAACTTAATGTATACTGCACAACAGGACAACATGGGGCCGTTCTCTATCCGTTATCCTCGTGGAAACGGTGTTATTGTTGATTGGAAACGACCGCTAAAAGCGTTAGAAATAGGAAAAGGCCGAAAAATCTGTGATGGCGAAGATGTAGCCATACTTACCATTGGTCATGTGGGTAATTTTGCAGTAGATGCATGTAAAGAGCTGAATAGCGAAGGCATCCACCCTGCACATTTCGATCTTCGTTTCGCCAAACCTTTAGATCAGGCCATGCTTCATGATGTATTTAGCAGATATAAACACATCATAACAATTGAAGATGGATGTTTACAAGGCGGTGTAGGAAGTGCAATACTTGAATTCATGGCCGACAATGCCTATAACGCTCAGGTAATCCGCTTGGGTATCCCTGATGATTTTATTGAGCATGGAGAACAGGCCGAGTTATGGTCTCTCTGTGGTTATGATACTGCAGCAATCATCAATACAGTAAAAAAGATTGCCATAAGCAGAACTACAAAAACAATGGCCTCCTAATGCCAAAGGCCTCAAATTTAAGGCACCAACCATTTATAAGGCCAGACCCTCATCTGGAGGATCTGGCAATAAATCACATCTCTTCCTATCATCCGCTTCCCAAAGCCCTCGAAGACAAAGTCAGGGCCTGCCTGTTTGATGCTAAAGTCAAAAAAAATGAATACCTCCTTAAGCAGGGCGAAATCAGTGAATACCTGTATTTCATCATTCAGGGCCTCGTTGTGGGCTACACCATGCTAAAGAATAAAAAGCTTACCACATACATATGTCTCGAAGGCGAATCCGTTTCAGCCATAAAAGGAATGTATGGCGAGGGGCCATCCGGCGAAAGTATTTATGCCGTTGAAGATTCCCATCTTATCGGCCTGCCAATACGCAACCTTTTAGAATGGCTGGAAACCTCATTTGAGATGAATATCATCATCAGAAAGATCGTCGAATCTTTTTATAAATCAGCGCACCAGCGTTCTAATCTCGTAAGAATGGGAACCGCACAGGAGAAATACGAATTCTACCTCTCCACAACAAATCATAACATACAAAGAATTCCCCCCCGATATATTGCCGACCTGCTCGACATAAAACCCGAAACACTCTATAAAATCCTCAAAAAGGTAAAAGAGCCAAATGAAGCAACATTGCAGGCCTATTTTCAAGTCATTGAAAACTACATGGTCGGTCAGCAGGCATTTAAACAGCATGGCTTAACATTGCCAAAAATGTCGGGCGACCTGAATATACCTGCTCATCAGCTATCACACATTTTAAATTTTCACTACAGAAAAAGCTTTAGCGCCTTTGTAAACTCCTATAGAGTCGACTACGTCAGAAATAAACTTCAAAATATTAAAGATTGGCAGCACTTAACCATCGAAGCGGTAGGAAGTGAAGGAGGCTTCTCTTCAAGAAGTGCTTTCTTTGCTGAATTTAAACTAAATACCGGTATGACTCCTGCCGAGTATGCCAGGTCCGGACAAAATTAAGTCCTGCATTATATATCAGGACTCAATTCACTTTTCTTTCTTTGGCACAAAATAACTTATTGGTTACTTTCGTTAATAATAAATAAAGATATTTCAGGGCAAGTAATTTTAGCTGCAATTTAATCAATCCCAACAGAATGGAACCCTCAGAAACTACCTGGTTAAACGCCAGTAAAACTTACAAAAAATGCCCCCACTGTAAACATGGAGATCTCGACTCCAGAGTTAAAAGAGGTGCATTGGTGAAATCACTTTTATTTTGGCTCGACCTTAAGCGATATTCTTGCAGCTCTTGTGGCCGTAAAGTTTACATGGTTGGCAAAAATGAAAAATAACTGCCTTACTTGTGGGTATACACCTGCAATTTAAAAGATTCTTCTACATCATTTGGGGTTACCAACCCTATAGACATAAATGTGTAGTACTTACCCGCCTCTAAAACACTATTACCTAAAGTATTCATAACCAGTCCTGTGGCATCGTTCTTTACATCAAAAGAATAGGTTCCAGGATCAATCTCCGCAAACCCACTGGCCTCCTTATAAGATTTATTGGTCACCAGATTTTGAGCTGCATTACTCAACAAAAAATCAAGCGCAGGCGCATCCGGCGACAGGTTTATAAATCTTATAAAGGCCTTTTCTGTTGATGAAGATGTGGAATTATCTGAAATCAGCAACCCATCCATATCCTCATTTCTATTAATCATAAAAAATGAATAGGCATTATTCCCCTCTACCGTTATCGTTTTACTTAGCAATGAAGTCGGGTCGGTTTCTGCTGTAAACTTCAAAGTATGGCTTCCTGCAGTTACCTGTACATACGGAATAGCACCTCCAAATGGTAAAGCTCCCTCAATAATTTTTGTTCCATCTATATAGGTATTGTAAGTTGCCAGTGTTGGCGAAGCATTAATAATCGCTACCGACGACACGCCGGTGGCATCAGTATCTTCCTTTTTGCAGGGACCAAATAAAACAGCAAGTGTAATGGCCAGCATTACATTTTTAAAAATATTCATATCAGTTTATTAAAAAGTTTATAGATTTTTTCCGTTCACATAGGCCTGCAGTGCAGAACGGTATCCTTCGCCAATCGGAATTTCGGTTCCTGCAACAATCACCTGGGTCTTTTGCACAGCATCAATCTTCTCCAGAGAAATAATATATGATTTATGAATCCGCATAAATCTCCCCGAACTTAGCTTTTCCTCTACCCCTTTCAGTCCCATCCTGGTAATCACTTGTTTACCATCTTCAATATTAATCCGAACATAATCTTTCAGACCCTCTATAAATGTGATGTCCTGCATCTTTACCTTAACCAGCGAGTAATTTGCATTTACAAATACGTGGTCGTTCTCCGGCTGTATTGCTTTAGGCTTCCCATGCCGCACCTGGTAAAGTTCCCTTGCCTTTTCAACAGCTTTAAGAAATCTCGAAAACGGCACAGGCTTTACCAGATAATCCACCACATCCAGGTTAAATCCATCAAGTGCATGCTCCTGATAGGCCGTCACCATAATCACCATTGGCGGCTGTTTTAACGACCGCAACAACTCCAGGCCATTTATACCGGGCATCTGAATATCCAGAAACATCAGGTCAACCTGGTTCTCCTTTATCAGGTCAAACACCTGCATCGGGCTGCGAACAGATGCAATTACATTCAGATAAGGAATTTGCCTTACATTATCTTCCAGCAGCTCCAGCGCCGGGCTTTCGTCATCAATTAATATACAGTTCATCTATAAGTTGATTTGAAGTTTAGCGGTATAGGTATTTTCTGTCTCCTCTATTTTTAATACATGGTTCCGACGGTAAATCAGCGCTAACCTCCGGCGCACATTCACCATCCCGATTCCTGAATCCTTTTTATCTGATGTAGATGGCCAGGACCGCACCGGCGCAATCCCGTTCATCACCTCCATGTACAGTTTATTGCCTTCAACTTTAACAGATACATCTATTATCGGATCAGGAAGCATCCCTATTCCATGTTTAAAAGCATTCTCCACAAAAGGGATCAGCAGCATCGGCTCAATGGTGTACTTGTCAGTTATGCCCGTCAGGTAAAGATTTACCTGAATATCGTCGCCAAATCTTAGCAACTGCAGGTTAATGTAGTTTTTCAAATACTCCACCTCTTCTGCCAGCGTAATCTTGCCTTCATCACTATCGTAAAGCATATAGCGCATCAATTGCGACAAGCTGATCAACGATGGCTCTATCAGTTCAGGCTTCTTTCTCGACATGTAAACCAATGTATTGAGCACATTGAACATAAAATGAGGGCTGATCTGGGAGGATAAAAAT contains the following coding sequences:
- a CDS encoding sensor histidine kinase — protein: MMRNSKYWRLISTTAPLLIWLLILCLPFLSRFGGAPPEFRNDMLKNMFLSNVLLIIIFYVHSFVIYPVREKRHGMYFYVLLLIITLLLFILANHFLHPEMRRFPGRGIPPPRPLMSILPFTFVIVVSFCYRLYMDKVKTELEFLSSQISPHFMFNVLNTLVYMSRKKPELIEPSLISLSQLMRYMLYDSDEGKITLAEEVEYLKNYINLQLLRFGDDIQVNLYLTGITDKYTIEPMLLIPFVENAFKHGIGMLPDPIIDVSVKVEGNKLYMEVMNGIAPVRSWPSTSDKKDSGIGMVNVRRRLALIYRRNHVLKIEETENTYTAKLQINL